One Vicugna pacos chromosome X, VicPac4, whole genome shotgun sequence DNA window includes the following coding sequences:
- the CD40LG gene encoding CD40 ligand: protein MIETYSQPSPRSVTTGPPVSMKIFMYLLTVFLITQMIGSALFAVYLHRRLDKIEDERNLHEDFVFMKTIQRCNKGEGSLSLLNCEEIRSQFEDLVKDIMQSKEVKKKENNFEMHKGDQEPQIAAHVISEANSKTASVLQWAPKGYYTLSSNLVTLENGKQLAVKRQGLYYIYAQVTFCSNREALNQAPFIASLCLRSTSGSERILLRAANTHSSSKPCGQQSMHLGGVFELQAGASVFVNVTDPSQVSHGTGFTSFGLLKL, encoded by the exons ATGATCGAAACATACAGCCAACCTTCTCCTCGCTCTGTGACCACTGGACCACCCGTCAGTAtgaaaatttttatgtatttacttacaGTTTTTCTTATCACCCAGATGATTGGGTCAGCACTGTTTGCTGTGTATCTTCACAGAAGACTGGACAAG ATAGAAGATGAAAGGAATCTTCATGAAGATTTTGTGTTCATGAAAACGATACAGAGATGCAACAAAGGAGAGGGGTCCTTATCTTTACTGAATTGTGAGGAAATTAGAAGCCAGTTTGAAGACCTGGTCAAG GATATAATGCAAAGCAAAGaagtgaagaagaaagaaaataactttgaaaTGCACAAAG GTGATCAGGAGCCTCAAATCGCGGCCCACGTCATCAGTGAGGCCAACAGTAAAACAGCATCTG TTCTACAGTGGGCCCCCAAAGGATACTACACCCTCAGCAGCAACTTGGTCACCCTGGAAAACGGGAAACAACTGGCCGTTAAAAGACAAGGACTCTACTACATCTACGCCCAAGTCACCTTCTGCTCCAATCGAGAAGCTTTGAATCAAGCGCCTTTCATAGCCAGCCTCTGCCTGAGGTCCACAAGCGGATCGGAGAGAATCTTACTGAGAGCCGCAAACACCCACAGTTCCTCCAAACCTTGCGGGCAGCAATCCATGCACTTGGGAGGAGTCTTCGAATTGCAAGCCGGTGCTTCGGTGTTTGTCAACGTGACTGATCCGAGCCAAGTGAGCCACGGGACTGGCTTCACGTCTTTCGGCTTACTCAAACTCTGA